From Candidatus Vondammii sp. HM_W22, one genomic window encodes:
- the lexA gene encoding transcriptional repressor LexA, producing the protein MTTSLTRRQREIFEYLQTHLKEFPHPPTLDELCTALGLSSKGSLHKQVQALIEAGLVAPMNNRRRGIRLTEQLPGEDQGLPFLGYIAAGQPIEAVEQHEPVQVPEFLYTDEPCYVLQVKGDSMIDEGILDGDHIVIEQRNQARNGEIVVALIDGSDATLKRIEQKPSHVILHPANMAMEPMEFSPEQVQIQGVLVGQMRSYC; encoded by the coding sequence ATGACAACATCACTGACTCGCCGCCAGCGGGAGATCTTCGAATATCTCCAGACACACCTCAAAGAATTTCCTCACCCGCCCACCCTGGACGAACTTTGTACCGCCCTGGGGCTAAGTTCAAAAGGTTCTCTTCATAAGCAAGTCCAGGCACTGATCGAAGCCGGGCTGGTTGCGCCGATGAATAATCGCAGAAGAGGCATTCGGCTGACCGAGCAGTTGCCCGGAGAGGATCAGGGCTTGCCTTTTCTCGGTTATATCGCTGCCGGACAGCCGATTGAGGCAGTTGAACAGCATGAACCGGTGCAAGTGCCTGAATTTCTCTACACTGATGAACCTTGTTACGTACTCCAGGTCAAGGGGGACTCCATGATCGACGAAGGCATCCTGGATGGTGACCACATCGTTATTGAGCAGAGAAATCAAGCCCGGAATGGAGAGATCGTAGTGGCATTGATTGATGGTAGTGATGCGACGCTGAAGCGGATTGAACAAAAACCAAGCCATGTCATTCTGCATCCCGCCAACATGGCCATGGAACCAATGGAGTTCTCACCGGAGCAGGTGCAAATTCAAGGCGTACTGGTTGGCCAAATGAGAAGCTACTGCTAG